A stretch of Sulfitobacter sp. THAF37 DNA encodes these proteins:
- a CDS encoding DUF1013 domain-containing protein — translation MAKPIMAKATAVWLVDNTTISFKQIADFVGLHELEVQGIADGDVAQGVKGFDPIANNQLTQDEVDAAQDNPLHKLKLKYNAAAQGEEKRRGPRYTPLSKRQDRPASILWLVKFHPELSDGQISKLVGTTKPTIQAIRERTHWNIANIQPIDPVALGLCKQSELDMAVQKAAARKAAAGEVMNDDERRKLVSTEQSLGMEAEPKIPTAIEGLETFTLGNDDADEDDTDSRGDYSDADSFFSLPDSDDNDDNDDDEDDSTGR, via the coding sequence ATGGCAAAACCGATCATGGCCAAGGCGACTGCCGTATGGCTGGTGGACAACACGACGATCAGCTTCAAGCAGATCGCGGATTTCGTCGGCCTGCACGAGCTGGAAGTCCAGGGCATCGCCGACGGCGACGTGGCGCAGGGTGTGAAGGGATTTGATCCCATCGCGAACAACCAGTTGACGCAGGATGAGGTGGATGCGGCCCAGGACAATCCGCTGCACAAGCTGAAGCTCAAGTACAATGCCGCTGCCCAGGGCGAGGAAAAGCGACGCGGCCCGCGCTATACGCCGCTCAGCAAACGGCAGGACCGTCCGGCCTCGATCCTGTGGCTGGTGAAGTTTCACCCCGAACTGTCCGACGGCCAGATCAGCAAACTGGTCGGCACCACCAAGCCGACAATCCAGGCGATCCGTGAACGCACCCATTGGAACATCGCCAACATCCAGCCCATCGACCCGGTGGCGCTGGGCCTGTGTAAGCAGTCCGAGCTGGACATGGCGGTGCAGAAGGCGGCGGCCCGCAAGGCTGCGGCCGGCGAGGTGATGAACGACGACGAGCGCCGTAAGCTGGTCAGCACCGAACAAAGCCTTGGCATGGAGGCCGAGCCCAAGATCCCCACGGCGATCGAAGGCCTTGAGACCTTCACCCTCGGCAATGACGACGCGGATGAGGACGACACGGACAGCCGAGGGGATTACTCGGACGCCGACAGCTTCTTCTCGCTGCCTGACAGTGACGACAACGACGACAATGATGATGACGAGGACGACAGCACGGGCCGCTGA
- a CDS encoding endonuclease/exonuclease/phosphatase family protein, which yields MDWVGVVIDGLIWFIAALLLIATLLPLSKLPHGIVRGGEFPREQIFILAVVMAAIMATTQQYHLGGVAAAVMTLVAIVQLIFILKFTPIWPRQSVAADPALQEDTARHISLLTANVKKSNRDFGKLIDMTRDRSPDIMMAIEVDDEWLAALKDGLADRYPHWIEAPRDNGYGMCLMSKLELAEPQVRDLIVDDVPSIRTIVKLRDGQTCRLYVVHPEPPVIDHDTKGRDSEIARVGLEAEEDPLPAIVTGDLNDVAWSTTTRRFQRLSGLLDPRVGRGFYNTFSATMPWMRWPLDHLFHDPRFRLVDMERMGKIGSDHFPMWFVLALTRSEACESDPGESEEGEIEETEEMIEEEKSRSREAIGSDWEDE from the coding sequence ATGGACTGGGTGGGCGTGGTGATTGACGGGCTGATCTGGTTCATTGCGGCTTTGCTGCTGATCGCGACGCTTCTGCCGCTCAGCAAGCTGCCCCATGGCATCGTGCGCGGGGGGGAATTCCCCCGCGAACAGATTTTCATTCTTGCCGTGGTGATGGCTGCCATCATGGCCACGACCCAGCAGTATCATCTGGGCGGTGTCGCGGCGGCGGTGATGACGCTGGTTGCCATTGTCCAGTTGATCTTCATCCTGAAATTCACGCCGATCTGGCCGCGCCAATCCGTTGCCGCCGACCCTGCACTGCAGGAAGATACGGCGCGGCACATCAGCCTGCTGACTGCGAACGTGAAGAAATCGAACCGCGATTTCGGCAAGCTGATCGACATGACCCGCGATCGGTCGCCCGATATCATGATGGCGATCGAGGTCGATGACGAATGGCTCGCGGCGCTCAAGGACGGCCTGGCCGACCGCTATCCCCACTGGATCGAAGCGCCGCGCGACAACGGGTACGGCATGTGCCTGATGTCAAAGCTGGAACTGGCGGAGCCACAGGTGCGCGACCTGATCGTGGATGACGTTCCGTCGATCCGGACCATCGTGAAGCTGCGCGACGGACAGACCTGCCGTCTTTACGTGGTGCACCCCGAACCCCCGGTGATCGACCACGACACCAAGGGCCGCGACAGCGAGATCGCGCGCGTCGGCCTCGAAGCGGAGGAGGACCCGCTGCCGGCCATCGTCACTGGCGATCTGAACGATGTCGCCTGGTCCACCACGACCCGCCGCTTTCAGCGGCTTTCGGGGCTGCTGGACCCGCGCGTGGGGCGCGGCTTTTACAACACCTTCAGCGCGACCATGCCGTGGATGCGCTGGCCGCTGGACCACCTGTTCCATGACCCGCGGTTCCGGCTGGTGGACATGGAGCGCATGGGCAAGATCGGTTCGGACCATTTCCCGATGTGGTTTGTCCTGGCGCTGACCCGGTCGGAAGCTTGCGAGAGTGATCCGGGCGAGAGTGAAGAGGGGGAGATCGAAGAAACCGAAGAGATGATCGAGGAAGAGAAATCCCGTTCCCGCGAGGCGATTGGCAGCGATTGGGAAGACGAGTGA
- a CDS encoding type III PLP-dependent enzyme has translation MTMNAIVPGALRAASTEFADPAAAYIAAHDFDRPTLVVSRDRVSAQYDALHAGLGGAHIHYAVKANPAAQIIRMLVKKGSGFDAASRQEIELCLAQGAKPENISFGNTIKRASDIAFAYSAGVTLFAADSDAELEKIAAHAPGARVYLRLIVENSMADWPLSRKFGCAPQALPGLLDYARDLGLVPYGLSFHVGSQTKRAEYWNPVLDQVSKLWHAARADGHDLQLLNLGGGFPAFYGEDIDAPRAYAAAVMQAVEDRFGAVPQVMAEPGRGLVAEAGHIAAEVVLVSRKSADDLHRWVYLDIGRFSGLAETEGEAIRYQIATPHDGGETGPCVLAGPSCDSADILYEKRPIHLPLALKSGDKVMIRCCGAYTSSYSSVGFNGFPPLDVIVL, from the coding sequence ATGACCATGAACGCTATCGTCCCCGGTGCCTTGCGCGCCGCCTCCACCGAATTTGCCGATCCGGCTGCCGCCTACATTGCCGCGCACGATTTTGATCGTCCGACGCTTGTGGTCAGCCGCGACCGCGTGTCCGCTCAATACGATGCGCTGCACGCGGGTCTGGGTGGCGCGCATATCCACTACGCGGTCAAGGCCAATCCGGCGGCGCAGATCATCCGCATGCTGGTCAAAAAGGGGTCGGGGTTCGACGCGGCTTCGCGGCAGGAAATCGAACTGTGCCTTGCGCAGGGTGCCAAGCCCGAAAACATCTCCTTCGGCAATACCATCAAACGCGCCTCCGACATCGCATTCGCCTATTCCGCCGGCGTGACCCTCTTTGCCGCCGATTCCGATGCGGAGCTGGAAAAGATTGCCGCCCATGCGCCTGGCGCGCGGGTCTATCTTCGCCTGATCGTGGAAAACTCCATGGCGGACTGGCCGCTGAGCCGCAAGTTCGGCTGTGCGCCGCAGGCGCTGCCCGGATTGCTGGATTATGCCCGTGACCTGGGCCTGGTGCCCTATGGCCTGTCGTTCCATGTCGGTTCGCAGACCAAACGGGCGGAATACTGGAACCCGGTTCTGGATCAGGTGTCGAAGCTGTGGCACGCCGCTCGGGCTGACGGCCACGATCTGCAGCTGCTGAACCTCGGTGGCGGTTTCCCGGCGTTCTACGGCGAGGACATCGACGCACCCCGCGCCTATGCCGCCGCCGTGATGCAGGCGGTCGAGGATCGTTTTGGGGCCGTGCCGCAGGTGATGGCGGAGCCGGGCCGTGGCCTGGTCGCCGAAGCCGGTCATATTGCGGCCGAAGTGGTGCTGGTTTCGCGCAAATCGGCGGATGATCTGCACCGCTGGGTCTATCTGGATATCGGCCGCTTTTCCGGTCTGGCCGAAACCGAAGGCGAAGCGATCCGATACCAGATCGCGACGCCGCACGACGGCGGCGAAACCGGGCCTTGCGTTCTTGCTGGACCTTCCTGCGACTCTGCAGATATCCTGTACGAGAAACGCCCGATTCATCTGCCTCTCGCCCTGAAGTCGGGTGACAAGGTGATGATCCGGTGCTGTGGTGCCTATACCAGCTCCTACAGTTCTGTCGGGTTCAACGGGTTTCCGCCGCTGGATGTGATCGTTCTCTGA
- the recR gene encoding recombination mediator RecR, producing MSSTRDIDALIEMMAKLPGLGPRSARRAVLHLIRKRALQLTPLADLMQTVAATARECLNCGNVGTADVCDICTSEKRANGEICVVEDVADLWAMERAGVFKGRYHVLGGTLSALDAIGPQELRIPRLIDRVASEGITEVILALNATIDGQTTAHYIADRLEGQVRLTSLAQGVPIGGELDYLDDGTISAAMRARKAL from the coding sequence ATGAGTTCGACCCGCGACATCGACGCCCTGATCGAGATGATGGCGAAACTGCCGGGCCTCGGCCCCCGGTCGGCGCGGCGCGCAGTGCTGCACCTCATCCGCAAACGCGCGCTGCAACTGACCCCTCTGGCGGACCTGATGCAGACGGTCGCGGCTACCGCACGGGAATGCCTCAACTGCGGCAACGTGGGCACCGCGGATGTCTGCGACATCTGCACCTCCGAGAAACGGGCGAACGGCGAAATCTGCGTGGTCGAGGACGTGGCCGACCTGTGGGCGATGGAACGCGCCGGCGTGTTCAAGGGCCGCTACCACGTGCTCGGCGGCACGCTGTCGGCGCTCGATGCCATCGGCCCGCAGGAACTGCGCATCCCCCGGCTGATCGACCGGGTCGCCAGCGAAGGGATCACGGAGGTGATCCTGGCCCTGAACGCCACCATCGACGGACAGACCACGGCGCATTACATCGCCGACCGGCTGGAAGGACAGGTGCGACTGACCTCACTGGCGCAGGGCGTCCCGATCGGGGGCGAACTGGACTACCTCGACGATGGTACGATCAGCGCCGCGATGCGCGCCCGCAAGGCGCTATAG
- a CDS encoding YbaB/EbfC family nucleoid-associated protein: protein MFKGLGGLGDMAGMMKKAQEMQGKMAQLQEEMHNILVTGESGAGLVKATCSAKGELKSLDIDPSIFNGDDKEVVEDLILAAIKDAQAKASERAQEEMSKLTEGLGLPPGMNLPF, encoded by the coding sequence ATGTTCAAAGGACTAGGCGGGCTCGGCGACATGGCCGGGATGATGAAAAAGGCCCAGGAAATGCAGGGCAAGATGGCCCAGTTGCAGGAGGAAATGCACAACATCCTCGTGACCGGCGAAAGCGGCGCGGGGCTGGTCAAGGCCACCTGTTCCGCGAAAGGCGAACTCAAGAGCCTGGACATCGACCCCTCCATCTTCAACGGCGATGACAAGGAAGTCGTCGAAGACCTGATTCTCGCGGCGATCAAGGACGCTCAGGCCAAGGCGTCGGAGCGGGCGCAGGAGGAAATGTCCAAACTGACCGAGGGGCTCGGCCTGCCGCCAGGCATGAACCTGCCGTTCTAA
- a CDS encoding DNA polymerase III subunit gamma/tau encodes MTDSTAYRVLARKYRPETFADLVGQDAMVRTLKNAFAADRIAQAFIMTGIRGTGKTTTARIIAKGMNCIGPDGQGGPTTEPCGVCEHCVAIMEGRHVDVMEMDAASNTGVANIREIIDSVHYRAASARYKVYIIDEVHMLSTGAFNALLKTLEEPPEHVKFIFATTEIRKVPVTVLSRCQRFDLRRIEPEVMIALLRKIADAERADIAEDALALITRAAEGSARDATSLLDQAISHGAGETTAVQVRAMLGLADRGRVLDLFDMILRGDAAGALTELSAQYADGADPMAVLRDLAEITHWVSVVKITPEAAEDPTVSPEERSRGTQMAEALPMRVLTRLWQMLLKALDEVAGAPNAMMAAEMAIIRLTHVADLPSPEELVRRLQNSTPPPASGPASTPGHGGAGGTASRGAQAVQQATTRMASAPGPAGQTTALAQAPEAALARFPSFEHVVELIRANRDVKLLVEVETTLRLAAYQPGRIEFTPTDTAPRDLAQRLGAKLQQWTGNRWAVSIVNGATARTIAEVRDAREDELRADAQAHPLMQAVLATFPKARITAIRTPEQVAAQAETEALPEVEDEWDPFEDS; translated from the coding sequence ATGACCGACAGCACCGCCTACCGCGTCCTGGCGCGCAAGTATCGCCCCGAGACCTTTGCCGACCTGGTGGGTCAGGATGCGATGGTGCGCACACTCAAGAACGCATTTGCGGCGGACCGTATCGCACAGGCCTTTATCATGACCGGCATCCGCGGCACCGGCAAGACGACGACGGCGCGAATCATCGCCAAGGGGATGAACTGCATCGGACCGGACGGCCAGGGTGGGCCGACGACCGAGCCCTGCGGCGTCTGCGAACATTGCGTGGCGATCATGGAAGGCCGCCATGTCGACGTGATGGAGATGGACGCGGCGTCGAACACCGGTGTCGCCAACATCCGCGAAATCATCGACAGCGTGCATTACCGGGCGGCATCGGCCCGCTACAAGGTCTACATCATCGACGAGGTGCACATGCTGTCCACGGGCGCGTTCAACGCCCTGCTCAAGACGCTGGAGGAACCCCCCGAACATGTGAAGTTCATCTTCGCGACCACCGAGATCCGCAAGGTGCCGGTCACGGTCCTGTCGCGGTGTCAGCGTTTCGATCTGCGGCGGATCGAACCCGAGGTGATGATCGCCCTGCTGCGCAAGATTGCAGATGCGGAACGCGCCGACATCGCGGAGGATGCCCTGGCGCTGATCACCCGCGCGGCCGAAGGGTCGGCGCGTGATGCCACGTCGCTGCTGGATCAGGCGATCAGCCACGGCGCGGGTGAGACGACAGCGGTGCAGGTGCGCGCCATGCTGGGCCTTGCCGACCGGGGCCGGGTGCTGGACCTCTTCGACATGATCCTGCGCGGCGACGCGGCGGGCGCGCTCACCGAACTGTCGGCGCAATATGCCGATGGCGCCGACCCGATGGCGGTCCTGCGCGACCTCGCGGAGATCACGCATTGGGTGTCGGTGGTCAAGATCACGCCCGAAGCGGCGGAAGATCCCACCGTTTCGCCCGAGGAACGCAGCCGCGGCACCCAGATGGCCGAGGCGCTGCCAATGCGGGTACTGACACGGCTCTGGCAGATGCTGCTCAAGGCATTGGACGAGGTGGCCGGCGCGCCCAACGCCATGATGGCCGCCGAGATGGCGATCATACGGCTGACCCATGTGGCCGACCTGCCCAGCCCCGAAGAACTGGTGCGGCGGCTGCAAAACTCCACGCCGCCCCCGGCCAGCGGCCCCGCATCCACGCCCGGCCACGGCGGAGCGGGCGGCACCGCCTCCCGGGGCGCGCAGGCCGTGCAGCAGGCGACGACCCGGATGGCCAGCGCCCCCGGCCCTGCGGGGCAGACCACCGCGCTGGCCCAGGCGCCCGAAGCGGCGCTCGCCCGCTTTCCCAGTTTCGAACATGTGGTCGAGCTGATCCGCGCCAACCGGGATGTCAAACTGCTGGTAGAGGTGGAAACGACCCTGCGTCTCGCGGCCTACCAGCCCGGCCGGATCGAATTCACCCCGACCGACACCGCGCCACGGGATCTGGCACAGCGACTGGGCGCCAAGCTGCAGCAGTGGACCGGCAACCGATGGGCGGTCAGTATCGTGAACGGCGCGACGGCCAGAACCATCGCCGAGGTGCGCGACGCCCGCGAAGACGAACTGCGCGCCGATGCCCAGGCGCATCCGCTGATGCAGGCGGTGCTTGCGACCTTCCCCAAGGCCCGCATCACCGCGATACGCACCCCCGAACAGGTGGCCGCCCAGGCCGAGACAGAGGCCCTGCCCGAGGTCGAAGATGAATGGGATCCCTTCGAGGACAGTTGA
- a CDS encoding YidH family protein, translated as MSTDNELAENRTDWAEDRTILANERTFAGWMRTGMASLAVAIGLRAVFGEFEPTWAAKAVASVFILAAIYIFWAAHDQATKTLERLNDHHAEAQPNSRMRTLAILLSIASIAVGAVLWAL; from the coding sequence ATGAGCACTGACAACGAACTGGCCGAAAATCGCACCGACTGGGCCGAGGACCGCACGATCCTGGCGAACGAACGCACTTTCGCGGGATGGATGCGCACCGGCATGGCGTCGCTTGCAGTCGCGATCGGCCTGCGCGCGGTATTCGGGGAATTCGAACCGACCTGGGCGGCCAAGGCGGTGGCGTCGGTGTTCATTCTGGCGGCGATCTACATCTTTTGGGCCGCCCACGACCAGGCGACCAAGACTCTGGAAAGGCTGAACGACCATCACGCCGAGGCGCAGCCGAACAGCCGCATGCGCACGCTGGCGATCCTCCTGAGCATCGCGTCGATAGCGGTGGGCGCGGTGCTCTGGGCGCTCTGA
- a CDS encoding neutral zinc metallopeptidase — protein MRLRGIRRSRNVEVRRGGGGAGRVGGLGLVGVLFVLGIGYFTGIDVTPLLTGSGGSPTQQGTPVSAEDDAATQFSAQVLTTTEEVWTQVFRDQLGRTYEPPQLVVFSGVTQSPCGGASGATGPFYCPADEKAYLDTQFFTMLSQRMGAQGDFAAAYVIAHEVAHHVQNQLGILPKVNAARQRASQTEANALTVRLELMADCLSGVWATNVRGLMERGDLDEALNAARKIGDDHLQRQAGRVPQPHTFTHGTSEQRARWFGRGFDTGRVGECDTFAAERL, from the coding sequence ATGCGGTTACGTGGCATCCGGCGAAGCAGAAACGTCGAGGTAAGGCGTGGGGGTGGCGGTGCGGGCCGGGTCGGCGGCCTGGGGCTTGTCGGGGTGCTTTTCGTGCTGGGCATCGGCTATTTCACCGGCATCGACGTCACACCGCTCCTGACCGGCTCGGGCGGCTCTCCCACCCAGCAGGGAACGCCGGTCAGCGCCGAGGATGACGCGGCCACGCAGTTCAGTGCGCAGGTCCTGACCACGACGGAAGAGGTGTGGACGCAGGTGTTTCGCGACCAGCTGGGCCGCACTTACGAACCGCCGCAGCTGGTGGTCTTTTCCGGGGTCACGCAAAGCCCTTGCGGCGGGGCGTCGGGGGCAACGGGCCCGTTCTACTGCCCGGCGGACGAGAAGGCCTATCTCGACACGCAGTTCTTTACCATGTTGAGCCAGCGCATGGGCGCGCAAGGCGATTTCGCTGCGGCCTATGTGATTGCACATGAGGTTGCGCACCATGTGCAGAACCAGCTGGGGATATTGCCCAAGGTCAATGCGGCGCGGCAACGTGCCAGCCAAACGGAGGCGAACGCGCTGACCGTACGGCTGGAACTGATGGCGGACTGTCTGTCGGGCGTCTGGGCGACGAACGTGCGCGGACTGATGGAGCGGGGCGATCTGGACGAAGCCCTGAACGCCGCGCGCAAGATCGGCGATGACCATCTGCAACGCCAGGCGGGCCGAGTGCCGCAGCCGCACACCTTCACCCACGGTACGTCAGAGCAACGCGCGCGCTGGTTCGGACGCGGTTTCGATACGGGGCGTGTCGGCGAATGCGATACCTTCGCTGCAGAGCGTCTTTGA
- a CDS encoding calcium-binding protein, which translates to MYALLALLGLGAAFALVAGIGGDDDAVDETPEQEEMPPVVSLQTFTDGDDAVLDQRYVEDARANADDLVAEGELTRAEADAALDAIRIAQNPANLDTGAGDDYVVTGDGADTVRAGAGDDVVVGGGGNDLVSLGDGDDVYGSDVRTISLPDDVIGFPDSGFGIFGTDAALEGGDDTIMGGAGMDAISDSFGRNVVFGNQGQDFIVTVDEDGPGASPDTVDGGFGNDTLVVDQGDVVTGNQGRDLVTVDLFAGVSDDYAEITITDFQPGIDTLELEGSFGLLMPPSPTGPDDVPVNPISVADLADGTAAIVSVNGIPVVRVMGGAGMTVADVRISV; encoded by the coding sequence ATGTACGCGCTGCTCGCCCTTCTGGGCCTTGGTGCTGCTTTCGCTCTCGTTGCCGGTATCGGCGGTGACGACGATGCAGTCGACGAAACCCCTGAACAGGAAGAAATGCCTCCGGTCGTGTCGCTTCAGACATTCACGGACGGGGACGACGCCGTGTTGGACCAACGCTATGTGGAAGATGCGCGCGCCAATGCGGATGACCTGGTGGCAGAGGGGGAACTGACCCGCGCCGAGGCCGACGCGGCGCTTGATGCCATCCGCATCGCGCAAAACCCTGCCAATCTGGATACCGGCGCGGGCGACGATTACGTGGTGACGGGCGATGGTGCGGACACGGTCCGCGCCGGCGCTGGCGACGACGTGGTGGTTGGCGGCGGCGGCAACGACCTTGTTTCATTGGGCGATGGCGATGATGTTTATGGCAGCGATGTACGCACGATCTCGCTGCCCGACGACGTCATCGGTTTTCCGGACAGCGGGTTTGGCATCTTTGGCACGGATGCCGCGCTCGAGGGTGGCGATGATACCATCATGGGCGGTGCCGGGATGGACGCGATCTCTGACAGTTTCGGGCGTAACGTGGTGTTCGGCAATCAGGGTCAGGACTTTATCGTCACCGTGGACGAAGACGGCCCGGGCGCATCCCCCGATACCGTCGATGGCGGGTTTGGCAACGACACGCTGGTGGTCGACCAGGGCGACGTGGTTACCGGCAATCAGGGTCGCGATCTGGTGACGGTCGATTTGTTTGCCGGGGTGTCGGACGACTATGCCGAAATCACGATCACCGACTTTCAACCGGGCATCGACACCCTGGAACTGGAAGGCAGCTTTGGGCTGCTGATGCCCCCCAGTCCCACAGGTCCGGATGATGTCCCTGTAAACCCGATCAGCGTGGCCGACCTGGCGGACGGCACGGCGGCGATCGTTTCGGTGAACGGCATACCCGTGGTGCGCGTCATGGGCGGTGCCGGGATGACGGTCGCGGATGTGCGTATCTCTGTCTGA
- a CDS encoding 5'-nucleotidase C-terminal domain-containing protein: MRVLATTDLHMQLLGHDYVADKPLPHGGLASLGSLIADARAEAAAQGLACVLLDNGDILQGNAFGSWLARQPVTAAHPVAAAFNGLAYDAVGLGNHDLDFGLSYLNQVADELAMPVVCTNLSLRGTGPIQPEALVKCHFPGGASPLHIGVLSVVPEQTARWNMTQLQGRAEVRPARPSLTQQAAALRAQGADLVVLLAHMGIEGTEHGQDPLDSAVPLAEVPGIDAIILGHTHQRFPGRDHPGTVAIDTVRGRLGGRPAIMAGHGGSDLAVMDLTLAPRPDGGWQVTDHFSDLRGNHADLPAHPGVLAGVRAPHEAARRHLAQPVGRIERQLHNYFALAMPTPSAELIARAKADVVRAALQGTPEGDLPLLASTAAHTTGGRSGPGHYLSIPAGIVRRRHLNGLVPYEDPVWALHISGDRLRRWLEHAAAAYARQAPGGAVVQLDDPAIPSFNFDTIYGLTYTIDPTRPVGQRIANLCHADRPIGPEDRFILATDAFRAAGGGGFPVPSSDHVCLRSEVSLSDAVARLLANRGALADPWPLAQPWQFDCGGAVETLLETAPEAAGHLQDIAHLKPVAEQVTDDGFLRIRLTL; this comes from the coding sequence TTGCGCGTCCTGGCCACGACCGATCTGCACATGCAGCTTCTGGGGCATGACTATGTCGCCGACAAACCCCTGCCCCATGGCGGACTGGCGAGCCTGGGGAGCCTGATTGCGGACGCCCGGGCCGAGGCGGCGGCGCAGGGGCTGGCCTGCGTGCTGCTGGACAACGGCGACATCCTGCAAGGCAATGCCTTTGGCAGCTGGCTGGCACGTCAGCCGGTGACGGCCGCGCACCCGGTCGCCGCCGCTTTCAATGGTCTGGCCTATGATGCGGTCGGGCTGGGCAACCACGATCTGGACTTCGGGCTAAGCTACCTGAACCAAGTCGCCGATGAGCTGGCGATGCCGGTGGTCTGCACGAACCTGTCCCTGCGCGGCACCGGTCCGATCCAGCCGGAGGCGCTGGTGAAATGCCACTTTCCGGGTGGGGCATCGCCGCTGCACATCGGGGTTCTTTCCGTCGTGCCGGAACAGACCGCGCGCTGGAACATGACCCAACTGCAAGGACGGGCCGAGGTGCGACCCGCGCGCCCCTCCCTGACCCAACAGGCCGCGGCGCTGCGCGCGCAGGGCGCAGACCTTGTCGTGCTGCTGGCGCACATGGGGATCGAAGGGACCGAGCACGGTCAAGACCCGTTGGACAGCGCCGTGCCGCTGGCCGAGGTACCCGGCATCGACGCCATCATTCTGGGGCATACCCACCAGCGGTTTCCGGGGCGCGATCATCCCGGAACCGTTGCCATCGATACCGTCCGGGGAAGGCTGGGCGGACGTCCGGCGATCATGGCCGGGCATGGCGGGTCCGATCTGGCGGTCATGGACCTTACGCTTGCCCCGCGACCCGACGGAGGATGGCAGGTCACTGATCATTTCAGTGACCTTCGCGGGAACCACGCCGACCTGCCTGCACATCCCGGCGTGCTGGCGGGGGTCCGCGCCCCACATGAGGCGGCGCGCCGCCATCTGGCGCAGCCTGTGGGCCGGATCGAGCGGCAGTTGCACAACTATTTTGCCCTTGCCATGCCCACCCCGAGCGCCGAACTCATCGCCCGAGCCAAGGCCGATGTAGTCCGCGCCGCGCTGCAGGGAACCCCCGAGGGGGACCTGCCCCTTCTAGCCAGCACCGCGGCCCATACAACAGGGGGGCGCAGTGGCCCGGGGCACTACCTGAGCATTCCGGCAGGGATTGTGCGCCGCCGACACCTCAATGGGCTGGTCCCCTACGAAGACCCGGTCTGGGCGTTGCATATCTCGGGCGACCGTCTGCGGCGGTGGCTGGAACATGCGGCGGCGGCCTATGCGCGGCAGGCGCCCGGTGGCGCGGTCGTGCAGCTGGACGATCCCGCGATCCCCTCCTTCAACTTCGACACGATCTACGGGCTGACCTATACCATCGACCCGACCCGTCCGGTGGGTCAGCGCATCGCCAACCTGTGCCACGCGGACCGCCCCATCGGCCCCGAGGACCGGTTCATTCTGGCGACCGACGCGTTCCGCGCAGCGGGCGGCGGTGGCTTTCCCGTGCCATCGTCCGATCACGTATGCCTGCGCAGCGAGGTCAGCCTGTCCGACGCCGTGGCGCGCCTGCTGGCCAACCGGGGAGCCTTGGCTGATCCATGGCCATTGGCGCAACCCTGGCAATTTGATTGCGGCGGGGCGGTCGAAACCCTGCTGGAAACCGCACCCGAGGCCGCCGGGCATCTGCAGGACATCGCGCATCTGAAACCCGTGGCCGAACAGGTGACAGACGACGGTTTTCTGCGCATCCGCCTGACCCTGTGA